Proteins co-encoded in one Prescottella sp. R16 genomic window:
- a CDS encoding DoxX family membrane protein, whose product MTDKPSDTPGTGSAPSPYDQPTGRFPVVSNPAGRPLAHTDEDLDFGALDGLPTEQIPTYRPAASPIPAPQPAGDDLPTAVIDRTEPATEAFAEQASATEPIRAAAPVPPEQFTPTTAAPVVVPPAAPAAEVGRGTLDVGLLILRLAVGGTLLAHGLQKLTGWWNGPGLLGYRDDLAAAGFDQARILAVAGGVGEVAGGLLLILGLITPVAAAAVLAVMINAWCLKQSAVPGLEYFAPDGIEYETVLAAGAAAIALTGPGRIALDGRRSWATRPRAGSVLILLAGIAAGLAVWFVLNGANPVI is encoded by the coding sequence GTGACGGACAAGCCGAGTGACACCCCGGGCACGGGATCCGCGCCCAGCCCGTACGACCAGCCGACCGGACGTTTCCCCGTCGTGTCGAATCCGGCGGGGCGGCCGCTGGCCCACACCGACGAGGACCTCGACTTCGGTGCCCTCGACGGCCTGCCCACCGAACAGATCCCCACATACCGGCCCGCCGCGAGTCCGATCCCGGCACCCCAGCCGGCCGGGGACGATCTGCCGACCGCAGTGATCGACCGCACCGAACCGGCGACGGAGGCGTTCGCCGAACAGGCGTCCGCGACCGAGCCGATCCGGGCCGCGGCACCCGTGCCGCCGGAACAGTTCACGCCGACCACCGCGGCACCCGTCGTCGTGCCTCCGGCCGCACCCGCCGCGGAGGTGGGTCGCGGAACCCTCGACGTCGGCCTGCTGATCCTGCGGCTCGCGGTCGGTGGCACTCTGCTGGCACACGGCCTGCAGAAACTCACCGGATGGTGGAACGGGCCCGGGCTCCTCGGCTACCGCGACGATCTCGCGGCCGCCGGATTCGACCAGGCCCGCATCCTGGCAGTGGCCGGCGGTGTCGGGGAGGTCGCCGGCGGGCTGCTGCTGATTCTCGGGCTGATCACCCCCGTCGCGGCGGCCGCCGTCCTCGCCGTGATGATCAACGCGTGGTGCCTGAAGCAGTCGGCGGTACCCGGCCTCGAATACTTCGCCCCCGACGGCATCGAATACGAGACGGTTCTCGCTGCCGGTGCCGCCGCGATCGCCCTCACCGGCCCCGGCCGCATCGCCCTCGACGGACGCCGGAGCTGGGCCACTCGACCCCGTGCCGGATCGGTACTGATCCTGCTCGCCGGTATCGCCGCCGGACTGGCCGTGTGGTTCGTCCTCAACGGTGCCAATCCGGTGATCTGA
- a CDS encoding sorbosone dehydrogenase family protein gives MTTGEPRRTLGRVAMIGAIAALTLTGCARFDDAASSPFTPEPTFDPGAEVQPESPAAPSSAAEPTIPDDPCFDPDPNVVATCLDTTSGLVLLPGGSALVAERRTGRILRVAPQQQPAEIARIPVDGATDGGLLDIALSPTFDEDHLIYAYVTTPSDNRVVRIAPGDIPKDVLTGIPRGAGGNAGALAFATPNELMVLTGDAGDPAAATDPGSLAGKLLKVTSLTSNPNPPRPAVVLSGIGTAGDVCIDPRGAIWVTDRTAVEDRLQRVRADGTVGAPAWTWPDKPGVAGCAAGPGAVAVALTDGQAMALLEIERDTGTVTSAPALLAENAYGRLGAAAIDADGRIWSATVNKAGGQPVPTDDRVVKLPMSSGGGGPD, from the coding sequence ATGACGACGGGAGAACCGCGCCGGACCCTGGGACGTGTCGCGATGATCGGAGCGATCGCGGCCCTGACCCTCACCGGTTGCGCCCGCTTCGACGATGCCGCGTCGTCGCCGTTCACCCCCGAACCGACGTTCGATCCGGGTGCCGAGGTGCAGCCGGAGTCCCCGGCCGCACCGTCGTCGGCGGCGGAACCGACGATCCCCGACGACCCGTGTTTCGACCCCGATCCGAACGTGGTCGCAACGTGCCTCGACACCACCTCCGGGTTGGTGCTCCTGCCCGGCGGCTCGGCGCTCGTCGCCGAACGGCGGACCGGACGCATCCTGCGGGTGGCGCCGCAGCAGCAGCCGGCCGAGATCGCACGGATCCCGGTGGACGGCGCCACGGACGGCGGACTGCTCGACATCGCCCTGTCCCCCACGTTCGACGAGGACCATCTGATCTACGCGTACGTGACGACGCCGTCGGACAATCGGGTGGTGCGGATCGCACCGGGCGACATCCCGAAGGATGTGCTCACCGGCATTCCGCGTGGCGCGGGCGGCAACGCGGGCGCGCTCGCGTTCGCGACACCGAACGAACTGATGGTGCTCACCGGGGACGCCGGCGATCCGGCGGCGGCCACCGATCCCGGCTCGCTCGCCGGGAAACTGTTGAAGGTGACGTCCCTGACGTCGAATCCGAATCCGCCCCGGCCCGCAGTGGTGCTGTCCGGGATCGGGACGGCCGGCGACGTGTGCATCGACCCGCGCGGTGCGATCTGGGTGACGGACCGCACCGCCGTCGAGGACCGGTTGCAGCGGGTCCGCGCCGACGGCACGGTGGGTGCGCCGGCCTGGACGTGGCCCGACAAGCCCGGTGTCGCGGGCTGCGCGGCGGGGCCGGGGGCGGTCGCGGTCGCATTGACCGACGGGCAGGCGATGGCGCTGCTCGAGATCGAACGGGACACGGGCACGGTGACGTCGGCGCCGGCACTGCTCGCGGAGAACGCCTACGGTCGGCTCGGCGCCGCCGCCATCGACGCGGACGGCCGGATCTGGTCGGCGACGGTGAACAAGGCGGGCGGGCAACCGGTTCCGACGGACGACCGCGTCGTCAAGCTGCCGATGTCGTCCGGGGGCGGCGGTCCCGACTGA